The Streptomyces sp. DH-12 genome has a window encoding:
- a CDS encoding S-(hydroxymethyl)mycothiol dehydrogenase, with amino-acid sequence MAQEVRGVIAPGKDEPVRIETVVVPDPGPGEAVVRVQACGVCHTDLHYKQGGINDDFPFLLGHEAAGVVESVGDDVTDVRPGDFVILNWRAACGSCRACLRGRPWYCFDTHNARQKMTLTDGTELTPALGIGAFAEKTLVAAGQCTKVDPAVAPQVAGLLGCGVMAGIGAAINTGDVGRGDSVAVIGCGGVGDAAIAGSRLAGAAKIIAVDIDDRKLDKARSMGATHTVNSRQNDPVEAIRELTGGFGADVVIEAVGRPETYRQAFYARDLAGTVVLVGVPTPEMKIELPLADVFGRGGSLKSSWYGDCLPSRDFPMLIDLHLQGRLDLGAFVTETIALDEVEKAFERMHHGDVLRSVVVL; translated from the coding sequence ATGGCCCAGGAAGTACGCGGCGTGATCGCACCCGGCAAGGACGAGCCGGTACGGATCGAGACGGTCGTCGTACCCGACCCGGGACCCGGCGAGGCGGTCGTGCGCGTCCAGGCATGCGGGGTGTGCCACACGGACCTGCACTACAAACAGGGCGGCATCAACGACGACTTCCCCTTCCTCCTCGGCCACGAGGCCGCGGGCGTCGTCGAGTCGGTGGGCGACGACGTCACCGACGTGCGGCCCGGCGACTTCGTGATCCTCAACTGGCGGGCGGCGTGCGGTAGTTGCCGCGCCTGCCTGCGCGGACGCCCCTGGTACTGCTTCGACACGCACAACGCGCGGCAGAAGATGACGCTGACCGACGGCACCGAGCTCACCCCGGCGCTGGGCATCGGCGCCTTCGCCGAGAAGACCCTGGTCGCCGCCGGACAGTGCACCAAGGTCGACCCGGCCGTCGCGCCGCAGGTCGCCGGACTGCTCGGCTGCGGCGTGATGGCCGGCATCGGCGCCGCGATCAACACCGGCGACGTGGGCCGCGGCGACTCGGTCGCCGTCATCGGCTGCGGCGGCGTCGGCGACGCGGCCATCGCCGGCTCCCGGCTGGCCGGCGCGGCGAAGATCATCGCCGTCGACATCGACGACCGCAAGCTGGACAAGGCGCGCTCCATGGGCGCCACCCACACGGTCAACTCGCGGCAGAACGACCCCGTCGAGGCGATCCGCGAGCTCACCGGCGGCTTCGGCGCCGACGTCGTCATCGAGGCCGTCGGCCGCCCCGAGACCTACCGGCAGGCCTTCTACGCCCGCGACCTGGCCGGCACGGTCGTCCTGGTCGGCGTGCCCACCCCGGAGATGAAGATCGAACTGCCCCTGGCGGACGTCTTCGGCCGTGGCGGCTCCCTCAAGTCCTCCTGGTACGGCGACTGTCTGCCGTCCCGGGACTTCCCGATGCTGATCGACCTGCACCTCCAGGGCCGCCTGGACCTGGGCGCGTTCGTCACCGAGACCATCGCCCTGGACGAGGTGGAGAAGGCGTTCGAGCGGATGCACCACGGCGACGTGCTGCGCTCGGTGGTGGTGCTGTGA
- a CDS encoding ABC transporter ATP-binding protein produces MSIAGDRSGPPAWRLLLSYVRPHRWALLGGAVLSLVTGATGLALPLVARELIDDLAADRAVTGALLLMSALVVANAVLGAVGAYVLRRTAESVVLGARRTLSSYLLRLRIAAVDRAEPGDLMARVTSDTTLLREVTTDSLIGLGTGGLTLIATVVLMGYVEPVLLAVTLGVIALAGAMLGVIVPRIRRASRQAQDAVGVMGASLERVLGALRTVKASGAEPREERTLHDAARESWRMSVRAAKWSAAAGNTAGLAMQLAFITVLAVGGARVATGAIDIGTLVAFLLFVFYLMAPISQVVGAVTQYQAGSAALARIQEALRLPAEPAAPPAALPSPGAAPAAVAFEEVRFRYADDLPYVHHGVTFTVPARGLTAFVGPSGAGKTTVFSLIERFYDPESGVITVDGRDLTDWDLPELRAAIGYVEQDAPVLSGSLRDNLLLGNPGADEETLTRVLATTRLDGLVARLPDGLGTLVGHRGTKLSGGERQRVAIARALLRRPRLLLLDEATSQLDAVNEAALRDTVADVARTTTVLVVAHRLSTVTAADRIVVMDAGRVRAVGTHRELVASDPLYRELAATQFLATAG; encoded by the coding sequence GTGAGCATTGCCGGGGACCGGTCAGGACCGCCGGCCTGGCGGCTGCTGCTGTCGTACGTACGGCCGCACCGGTGGGCGCTGCTGGGCGGCGCCGTGCTGTCGCTGGTGACCGGCGCGACGGGGCTGGCGCTGCCGCTGGTGGCCCGGGAGCTGATCGACGACCTCGCGGCGGACCGGGCCGTCACCGGGGCGCTGCTGCTGATGTCGGCGCTGGTGGTCGCCAACGCGGTACTGGGCGCGGTGGGGGCGTACGTGCTGCGGCGCACGGCGGAGTCGGTGGTGCTCGGGGCGCGGCGCACGCTGTCGTCGTACCTGCTGCGGCTGCGGATCGCCGCCGTGGACCGGGCCGAGCCGGGTGATCTGATGGCCCGCGTCACCTCCGACACCACGCTGCTGCGGGAGGTGACCACCGACTCGCTGATCGGGCTGGGCACGGGCGGCCTCACCCTGATCGCCACCGTGGTGCTGATGGGCTACGTGGAGCCGGTGCTGCTGGCGGTCACGCTGGGGGTGATCGCGCTGGCGGGGGCGATGCTCGGGGTGATCGTGCCGCGGATCCGGCGGGCGTCCCGGCAGGCGCAGGACGCGGTGGGCGTGATGGGGGCCTCGCTGGAGCGGGTGCTGGGCGCGCTGCGCACGGTGAAGGCGTCCGGCGCCGAGCCCCGGGAGGAGCGGACGCTGCACGACGCGGCGCGCGAGTCGTGGCGGATGAGCGTGCGGGCCGCCAAGTGGTCGGCCGCGGCGGGCAACACGGCGGGACTCGCGATGCAGCTCGCGTTCATCACGGTGCTGGCGGTGGGCGGCGCGCGGGTGGCGACCGGCGCCATCGACATCGGGACGCTGGTGGCGTTCCTGCTGTTCGTGTTCTATCTCATGGCGCCGATCTCGCAGGTCGTCGGCGCGGTCACGCAGTACCAGGCGGGCAGCGCGGCGCTCGCCCGGATCCAGGAGGCGCTGCGGCTGCCCGCCGAACCGGCCGCGCCGCCCGCCGCGTTGCCGTCGCCCGGCGCCGCCCCGGCGGCCGTCGCCTTCGAGGAGGTGCGGTTCCGCTACGCCGACGACCTGCCGTACGTCCACCACGGGGTGACGTTCACCGTGCCCGCGCGGGGCCTGACCGCGTTCGTCGGCCCGTCGGGCGCGGGCAAGACGACGGTGTTCTCCCTCATCGAGCGGTTCTACGACCCCGAGTCCGGCGTGATCACCGTCGACGGCCGGGACCTCACCGACTGGGACCTGCCGGAGCTGCGGGCGGCGATCGGGTACGTCGAGCAGGACGCGCCGGTGCTGTCGGGTTCCCTGCGGGACAACCTGCTGCTGGGCAACCCCGGCGCGGACGAGGAGACGCTGACCCGTGTCCTCGCCACGACCCGGCTGGACGGGCTGGTCGCCCGGCTGCCGGACGGGCTCGGCACCCTCGTCGGCCACCGCGGCACCAAGCTCTCCGGCGGCGAGCGGCAGCGGGTCGCCATCGCCCGCGCCCTGCTCCGCCGCCCCCGCCTGCTGCTGCTCGACGAGGCGACCTCCCAGCTCGACGCGGTCAACGAGGCGGCGCTGCGGGACACCGTGGCGGACGTCGCGCGTACGACGACGGTCCTGGTGGTCGCCCACCGCCTGTCCACGGTGACGGCGGCCGACCGCATCGTGGTGATGGACGCGGGCCGCGTGCGGGCGGTGGGGACGCACCGGGAGCTGGTCGCCTCGGACCCGTTGTACAGGGAGCTGGCCGCTACGCAGTTCTTGGCCACGGCGGGGTGA
- a CDS encoding LysR family transcriptional regulator, which translates to MDGRRTDLDLRRLRSFVAVAERLHFGQAAAALHVTRPALSRQIQRLEHDLGVTLFRRNSREVALTPAGEQFLQDSRDLLAAARAARIRVRRTAAGEGVLKAGFMLSSGITAPLHAFSAREPQVCVELVRLRWWSRSAALLDGTADVGFVRLPVDAERLRVLPLYREGICAVLPVRHPLAGEDAVGLRALADEPLLRYAGASPAWSAVWNADPRPDGAPWRHGPDVHDWRRSWRTSGPTAGRCWCPSRSRRCPRAPTSLTCRSPTWRPTRTTPGTSPAGRARGWRHDRRGDRRCPAGAVEPDGGLLHEPLWAAAYVINGGCSDDGFDYFRGWLIAQGREVFERAVARPGALADLPVLRASAADGHCLECGEALSIVWNARIRATGRRLAGDASTIRYPELDPTGDFDFDDHAETTRRLPRPAALHLE; encoded by the coding sequence ATGGACGGCCGGCGGACGGATCTGGATCTGCGCCGGCTGCGCTCCTTCGTCGCCGTCGCCGAGCGCCTGCACTTCGGGCAGGCCGCGGCCGCCCTGCACGTCACCCGGCCCGCCCTGTCCCGGCAGATCCAGCGGCTGGAGCACGACCTCGGCGTGACCCTGTTCCGCCGCAACAGCCGCGAGGTCGCCCTCACGCCCGCGGGCGAGCAGTTCCTCCAGGACTCCCGGGACCTGCTGGCCGCCGCCCGCGCCGCGCGGATCCGGGTCCGGCGGACCGCGGCGGGGGAGGGCGTGCTCAAGGCCGGCTTCATGCTGAGCTCCGGCATCACCGCGCCGCTGCACGCCTTCTCCGCGCGGGAGCCGCAGGTGTGCGTCGAACTGGTCCGGCTGCGCTGGTGGAGCCGGTCCGCCGCCCTGCTCGACGGCACCGCCGACGTCGGCTTCGTCCGCCTGCCGGTCGACGCGGAGCGGCTGCGCGTGCTGCCGCTGTACCGGGAGGGGATCTGCGCGGTGCTGCCCGTCCGGCACCCCCTGGCCGGCGAGGACGCGGTCGGGCTGCGCGCCCTCGCCGACGAACCTCTGCTGCGGTACGCGGGCGCCTCCCCGGCGTGGTCCGCCGTGTGGAACGCCGACCCACGCCCCGACGGCGCCCCGTGGCGGCACGGCCCGGACGTCCACGACTGGAGGAGATCCTGGCGTACGTCCGGGCCGACAGCGGGACGGTGCTGGTGCCCGAGTCGGTCGCGGCGGTGTCCCCGCGCCCCGACATCGCTTACGTGCCGGTCACCGACGTGGCGCCCGACCCGGACGACGCCGGGGACGTCGCCCGCCGGGCGAGCGCGCGGCTGGCGACACGACCGACGCGGAGATCGTCGCTGCCCAGCAGGTGCTGTGGAACCTGATGGCGGACTCCTGCACGAACCCCTGTGGGCCGCCGCCTACGTGATCAACGGCGGATGCTCCGACGACGGCTTCGACTACTTCCGTGGCTGGTTGATCGCCCAGGGGAGGGAGGTCTTCGAGCGCGCGGTCGCCCGCCCCGGTGCCCTGGCGGACCTGCCCGTCCTGCGCGCCTCGGCGGCCGACGGGCACTGCCTCGAGTGCGGGGAGGCGCTGAGCATCGTCTGGAACGCCCGCATCCGGGCGACCGGCCGGCGACTCGCCGGCGATGCGTCCACCATTCGCTATCCGGAGCTGGACCCCACCGGGGACTTCGACTTCGACGACCACGCCGAGACGACACGCCGACTGCCGCGCCCGGCAGCCCTCCACCTGGAGTGA
- a CDS encoding TetR/AcrR family transcriptional regulator: protein MADRLSAPSGRYAGKSAEERRAERRRRFLDAALELFGGGPGYRNTTVAALSEAAGLSTRQFYEEFRTLEDVLAALHLQVNDWAEAAVLAAAAGTADAPLAERAAAIFRAYAAAATRDPRRIRIAFTEIIGVSPRLEEQRLARRARWVDLICAEAAAAVARGEAAPRDHRLAATGFIGSVNGLLHDWNAGWVEATLDEVVDELVRQLLAILRPPGTPGTPGTPETPEAETPRTPMR from the coding sequence GTGGCGGACAGACTGAGCGCACCGAGCGGCCGGTACGCCGGGAAGTCCGCCGAGGAGCGGAGGGCCGAGCGGCGCCGCCGCTTCCTCGACGCGGCCCTCGAACTCTTCGGCGGCGGGCCCGGCTACCGGAACACCACCGTCGCCGCCCTCAGCGAGGCCGCCGGACTGTCCACCCGCCAGTTCTACGAGGAGTTCCGCACCCTGGAGGACGTCCTCGCCGCACTGCACCTCCAGGTCAACGACTGGGCCGAGGCGGCCGTCCTCGCCGCGGCGGCCGGGACGGCGGACGCCCCGCTCGCCGAGCGCGCCGCCGCCATTTTCCGCGCCTACGCGGCCGCCGCCACCCGCGACCCGCGCCGCATCCGCATCGCCTTCACCGAGATCATCGGGGTGAGCCCGCGCCTGGAGGAACAGCGGCTGGCCCGCCGCGCCCGCTGGGTCGACCTGATCTGCGCCGAAGCGGCCGCCGCCGTCGCCCGCGGCGAGGCCGCACCCCGCGACCACCGCCTCGCCGCGACCGGCTTCATCGGCAGCGTCAACGGACTGCTGCACGACTGGAACGCAGGATGGGTCGAGGCCACCCTCGACGAGGTCGTCGACGAACTGGTCCGCCAGCTCCTGGCGATTCTCCGTCCGCCGGGGACGCCGGGGACGCCGGGGACGCCGGAGACACCGGAGGCGGAAACGCCGCGGACGCCGATGCGGTGA